The following coding sequences lie in one Kitasatospora azatica KCTC 9699 genomic window:
- a CDS encoding gamma-glutamylcyclotransferase family protein: MSAPLPLFVYGTLRPGLRNHDRYLAGRCELIRPAVLPDTALHAGPGYPFALPSPGARVIGELLTIHPAAFPQVLAALDRLEDCRPDDTGLYVRRRLSVTVPGTPEPVVAWVYLAGPAAAAQLLAHPAPIPSGDWTDTRRGTS, translated from the coding sequence GTGTCAGCGCCGCTGCCGCTCTTCGTCTACGGCACGCTCCGCCCGGGCCTGCGCAACCATGACCGCTACCTGGCCGGCCGCTGCGAGCTGATCCGCCCCGCCGTGCTGCCCGACACCGCCCTGCACGCGGGCCCCGGCTACCCCTTCGCGCTCCCCTCCCCCGGCGCCCGGGTGATCGGCGAGCTGCTCACCATCCACCCGGCCGCCTTTCCTCAGGTACTGGCCGCGCTGGACCGGCTGGAGGACTGCCGCCCGGACGACACCGGCCTCTACGTCCGCCGCCGCCTGTCCGTCACCGTGCCGGGCACCCCCGAACCGGTCGTGGCCTGGGTCTACCTGGCCGGCCCCGCGGCCGCCGCCCAGCTGCTCGCGCACCCGGCACCGATCCCCTCGGGCGACTGGACGGACACCCGGCGCGGCACCTCCTGA
- a CDS encoding peptide-N4-asparagine amidase, which translates to MPTVLIPSPRRSLARALTALTLAVAAALTVPTSAGAATAAAAPGHVETNYGDPVTALPPISRPDTPHCTVTAMQHDFANSYGQPFTGTLTPPTDCPGPWTKVVLDWSGSVAGRQYDRLAGVWIGGAEVLRTSTPEPDPAGISWHLDQDLSSFVPLLRTPQPLVVDLGNIVNSTYTGTYHMTMTVTYYQADRAHPPAATADQVLPVSQSTTGPGWWTLSKGQTASSTLSFPRNLTAARLQVYARGGGCEEFWYANVPDDFAAAHPDWGLCGGGTYREVQVQVDGRLAGTVQPFPAIYTGGISPLMWRPIPSIDAFRTQPYEIDLTPFAGTLTDGRPHTVTLVPPAGISDGWTLDGSLFLDTDPLRAQTSGAVTTDDITAAPQISTTETAQPDGSQLITGSTGRDWTVAGYVDTSRGRISTRVEHHGEYRNTDTLADQGQRQVTSQRDSGWTVVSTDRDGHGRPEQRRSSWSYPLEVTSSYIPGAAADSFLVRGQVTVARQLVDETRHSAGRWQQQARSEDRLTAQGVLERQSGTVVQADGSATEHYLGSTPEGGCYEHELAADHGYLTEDRVTSSKDGRHCA; encoded by the coding sequence ATGCCAACCGTGCTCATACCCTCCCCCCGCCGCTCCCTGGCGCGTGCCCTCACGGCCCTCACCCTGGCCGTGGCCGCCGCGCTGACCGTTCCGACGAGCGCCGGCGCCGCCACCGCGGCAGCCGCACCCGGTCATGTGGAGACCAACTACGGCGACCCGGTCACCGCGCTGCCGCCGATCTCGCGGCCGGACACCCCGCACTGCACGGTCACGGCCATGCAGCACGACTTCGCCAACAGCTACGGCCAGCCCTTCACCGGCACCCTCACCCCGCCCACCGACTGCCCCGGGCCGTGGACCAAGGTGGTGCTCGACTGGTCCGGCAGCGTCGCGGGCCGCCAGTACGACCGGCTGGCGGGCGTCTGGATCGGCGGCGCCGAGGTACTGCGCACCAGCACCCCCGAGCCCGACCCGGCCGGCATCAGCTGGCACCTGGACCAGGACCTGAGCAGCTTCGTCCCGCTGCTGCGCACCCCGCAGCCGCTGGTGGTCGACCTCGGCAACATCGTCAACTCCACCTACACCGGCACCTATCACATGACCATGACGGTCACCTACTACCAGGCCGACCGCGCCCATCCGCCGGCCGCCACCGCCGACCAGGTGCTGCCGGTCTCCCAGTCCACCACCGGCCCGGGCTGGTGGACCCTGAGCAAGGGCCAGACCGCCAGCTCCACCCTGAGCTTCCCGCGCAACCTCACCGCCGCCCGGCTGCAGGTCTACGCCCGGGGCGGCGGCTGCGAGGAGTTCTGGTACGCCAACGTGCCCGACGACTTCGCGGCCGCGCACCCCGACTGGGGCCTGTGCGGCGGCGGCACCTACCGCGAGGTGCAGGTCCAGGTGGACGGCCGGCTCGCGGGCACCGTGCAGCCGTTCCCGGCTATCTACACCGGTGGGATCAGCCCGCTGATGTGGCGTCCGATCCCCAGCATCGACGCCTTCCGCACCCAGCCGTACGAGATCGACCTGACCCCGTTCGCGGGCACCCTGACCGACGGCCGCCCGCACACCGTCACGCTGGTCCCGCCGGCCGGGATCAGCGACGGCTGGACGCTGGACGGCAGCCTCTTCCTGGACACCGACCCGCTGCGCGCACAGACCAGCGGCGCCGTCACCACCGACGACATCACCGCCGCCCCGCAGATCAGCACCACCGAGACGGCTCAGCCGGACGGCAGTCAGCTGATCACGGGGAGCACCGGACGGGACTGGACGGTGGCCGGCTACGTCGACACCTCGCGCGGCCGGATCAGCACCCGGGTCGAGCACCACGGCGAGTACCGCAACACCGACACGCTGGCCGACCAGGGGCAGCGCCAGGTGACCAGCCAGCGCGACAGCGGCTGGACCGTGGTCAGCACCGACCGTGACGGCCACGGCCGGCCCGAGCAGCGGCGCAGCAGCTGGTCGTACCCGCTGGAGGTGACCAGCAGTTACATCCCGGGCGCCGCCGCCGACAGCTTCCTGGTGCGCGGTCAGGTCACGGTGGCCAGGCAGCTGGTGGACGAGACCCGGCACAGCGCCGGCCGCTGGCAGCAGCAGGCCCGCTCCGAGGACCGGCTGACCGCGCAGGGCGTGCTGGAGCGGCAGTCGGGCACCGTGGTGCAGGCCGACGGAAGTGCCACCGAGCACTACCTGGGCAGCACGCCGGAGGGCGGCTGTTATGAACACGAACTGGCCGCCGATCACGGCTACCTGACCGAGGATCGAGTGACGTCTTCGAAAGACGGACGCCATTGCGCGTAA
- a CDS encoding DUF742 domain-containing protein, with the protein MSGTAGTSVSAAAGGLGLGLRTDTVRAGQGRSSRVRPYAITRGRTRFGRVLLVETLVSALNRPADPADRSLPELAAICDVTRGQMRSIAEISALLRIPLGVVKVLVSDLADQGRVRVHGVDSAELPDGSDEVPGANRRVLLERVLGGLRKL; encoded by the coding sequence ATGTCCGGCACCGCCGGTACCAGTGTCAGTGCGGCCGCGGGCGGGTTGGGGCTCGGTCTGCGGACCGACACCGTCCGTGCCGGGCAAGGGCGTTCGTCCCGGGTCCGGCCGTACGCGATCACCCGTGGCCGGACCAGGTTCGGGCGGGTGCTGCTGGTCGAGACCCTGGTGTCGGCGCTCAACCGCCCGGCCGACCCGGCCGACCGCAGCCTGCCCGAGCTGGCCGCGATCTGCGATGTGACGCGGGGTCAGATGCGCTCGATCGCGGAGATCTCGGCGCTGCTGCGGATCCCGCTCGGCGTGGTCAAGGTGCTGGTCAGCGACCTGGCCGACCAGGGCCGGGTGCGGGTGCACGGGGTCGACTCGGCCGAACTGCCGGACGGCTCCGACGAGGTCCCCGGCGCGAACAGGCGGGTGCTGCTGGAGAGGGTGCTGGGTGGACTTCGCAAGCTCTGA
- a CDS encoding roadblock/LC7 domain-containing protein codes for MTDDYHLAPASTSSPAPAVSQAAMNVRWLLADFLGTVTAVTEAVVVSSDGLLLADSQQGRKADQLSAIVSALTSLAGGMARAVEYGGVKQTVVTMDEGHLVVMAISDGSCLGVYASLHCDLGVLAYQMARLVERAGHALTPQVRSELHRAMAVR; via the coding sequence ATGACCGACGACTACCACCTCGCCCCCGCGAGCACGAGCAGCCCCGCTCCCGCCGTCAGCCAGGCCGCGATGAACGTCCGCTGGCTGCTCGCCGACTTCCTCGGCACGGTCACGGCAGTGACCGAGGCCGTGGTGGTCTCCTCCGACGGGCTGCTGCTCGCCGACTCCCAACAGGGCCGCAAGGCCGACCAACTCTCCGCGATCGTTTCGGCGTTGACCAGCCTGGCCGGTGGTATGGCGCGGGCTGTCGAGTACGGCGGGGTGAAGCAGACCGTGGTGACCATGGACGAGGGCCACCTGGTGGTGATGGCCATCAGTGACGGCTCCTGTCTCGGGGTCTACGCCTCGCTGCACTGCGATCTGGGTGTGCTGGCCTATCAGATGGCGCGGCTCGTCGAGCGCGCCGGTCATGCGCTGACACCGCAGGTGCGCAGCGAGCTCCACCGGGCGATGGCCGTCCGATGA
- a CDS encoding styrene monooxygenase/indole monooxygenase family protein, which translates to MRKILIVGAGQAGLQLALGLQANGYDVTVMTNRTADEVRDGRVLSTQCMFDTSLGLERDLGLNFWEEAAPRVEGIGVSVAAPESVGVPPAGGWGRVIDWVGRLDGYAQSVDQRIKMAGWLEAFEQRGGQVVVHGVAVSDLDYFARSYDLILVAAGKGELVSMFGRDAARSPYEAPQRALAVAYVHGLGPRPEHDFKAVRCNLVPGVGELFMIPALTATGGCDIIFWEGIPGGPLDVFGDVKDPAEHLRLTLDLMKTFTPWEYDRTLGGVELTDAGATLAGRYAPVVRNPIGELPSGGLVLGVADVVVANDPITGQGSNNAAKCAAVYLDAILAHGDKPFDRDFMQGAFDRYWEDAQHVTKWTNAMLAPPPEHVLNLIGAAGQLPPVAHRFANGFNNPADFEEWFYEPEKAGAYLGSLTG; encoded by the coding sequence ATGCGCAAGATACTGATCGTCGGAGCCGGGCAGGCCGGACTCCAGCTCGCGCTGGGGCTCCAGGCCAACGGTTACGACGTCACGGTGATGACCAACCGCACCGCCGACGAGGTGCGCGACGGCCGGGTCCTCTCCACCCAGTGCATGTTCGACACCTCGCTGGGTCTCGAGCGCGATCTCGGCCTCAACTTCTGGGAGGAGGCCGCGCCGAGAGTCGAGGGCATCGGCGTCTCGGTGGCCGCGCCCGAGTCGGTGGGGGTCCCCCCGGCCGGAGGCTGGGGGAGGGTGATCGACTGGGTCGGCCGGCTCGACGGCTACGCCCAGTCGGTCGACCAGCGGATCAAGATGGCCGGCTGGCTGGAGGCCTTCGAACAGCGCGGCGGCCAGGTCGTGGTGCACGGGGTTGCGGTCTCCGACCTCGACTACTTCGCCCGCAGCTACGACCTGATCCTGGTCGCCGCCGGCAAGGGCGAGCTGGTCTCGATGTTCGGCCGCGACGCCGCCCGCTCGCCCTACGAGGCGCCGCAGCGTGCGCTCGCCGTCGCCTATGTGCACGGTCTCGGCCCGCGCCCCGAGCACGACTTCAAGGCGGTCCGCTGCAACCTGGTCCCGGGCGTCGGCGAGCTGTTCATGATCCCCGCGCTGACCGCCACCGGCGGCTGCGACATCATCTTCTGGGAGGGCATCCCCGGCGGCCCGCTGGACGTCTTCGGCGACGTCAAGGACCCGGCCGAGCACCTGCGGCTCACCCTGGACCTGATGAAGACCTTCACCCCCTGGGAGTACGACCGCACCCTGGGCGGTGTCGAACTCACCGATGCCGGGGCGACCCTGGCCGGCCGCTACGCCCCCGTGGTGCGCAACCCGATCGGCGAGCTGCCGAGCGGCGGGCTGGTGCTGGGCGTCGCCGACGTGGTGGTCGCCAACGACCCGATCACCGGCCAGGGTTCCAACAACGCCGCCAAGTGCGCCGCCGTCTACCTGGACGCCATCCTCGCGCACGGCGACAAGCCCTTCGACCGCGACTTCATGCAGGGCGCCTTCGACCGCTACTGGGAGGACGCCCAGCACGTCACCAAGTGGACCAACGCGATGCTCGCCCCGCCGCCGGAGCACGTCCTCAACCTGATCGGCGCGGCCGGCCAACTCCCCCCGGTCGCCCACCGGTTCGCCAACGGCTTCAACAACCCGGCGGACTTCGAGGAGTGGTTCTACGAGCCGGAGAAGGCCGGCGCGTACCTGGGCTCGCTGACCGGCTGA
- a CDS encoding ATP-binding protein produces the protein MRKRMARALRVLPAAAALSGLTGCGTATHGGTELWTVGGAAAVVLVGGTAVVVRRITARPLERARDLAARNLSQLLDERAGLLEERNRLAAERDAHGGRVQALTGERQQLLQEYEELQRHHQELTRRLTEAAAAQEANAERQEELLRECELLLAERDALVKERDELQGSVDATFVNLAMRTLTLVERQLVLIEALEGREADSAQLESLFRLDHLATRMRRNSENMLLLAGLENSQRSRKTVTLLDVVRAAVSEIERYERVKLGFLAAVRLSGAVADDTSHLLAELLENATAFSPPQEQVEVGGWLLDNGEVMLSVSDRGIGLPAERLRALNDQLSEPTPSDPAERRDALLAGALTGRSMGLFVVARLAARHGIRVQLRENGQGGGVTAMVVLPREALHQDGLGTADLDDQRRAERSAAAGAEQVRVAAEAAAAPLLTPAPMVAAVVAPQRGPVPGDGTGAAGAAAELPTLPRRRPAHAAPESVAEDLAPEAPAAASPAAPAPVALDAAAPVAEHERADALDSPIRELTISQNQSPTGAVTALGLPRRVPSGNGLPGTGEAPTSGLRRVSAEPVPEPGREPATPDNPPSATPTRSRTSAEELRRRLGGFQSGLRQAARETAAEGAEGQDR, from the coding sequence TTGCGTAAGAGGATGGCGCGGGCGCTGAGGGTTCTGCCCGCCGCGGCCGCACTCAGTGGGCTCACCGGCTGCGGCACCGCCACCCACGGCGGCACCGAGCTCTGGACGGTCGGCGGGGCGGCCGCCGTGGTGCTGGTCGGCGGTACCGCGGTGGTGGTTCGGCGGATCACCGCCCGTCCGCTGGAGCGGGCCCGCGACCTGGCCGCCCGCAACCTCTCCCAACTGCTGGACGAACGGGCCGGTCTGCTGGAGGAGCGCAACCGGCTGGCCGCCGAGCGCGACGCGCACGGCGGCCGGGTGCAGGCGCTCACCGGCGAGAGACAGCAGCTGCTCCAGGAGTACGAGGAACTCCAGCGCCACCACCAGGAGCTGACCCGCCGGCTGACCGAGGCGGCCGCCGCCCAGGAGGCGAACGCCGAGCGGCAGGAGGAACTGCTGCGCGAGTGCGAGCTGCTGCTCGCCGAGCGCGACGCCCTGGTCAAGGAGCGCGACGAGCTGCAGGGCAGCGTGGACGCCACCTTCGTCAACCTGGCGATGCGCACCCTGACCCTGGTCGAGCGCCAACTGGTGCTGATCGAGGCGCTGGAAGGCCGCGAGGCCGACTCGGCCCAGCTGGAGAGCCTGTTCAGACTCGACCACCTGGCCACCCGGATGCGCCGCAACAGCGAGAACATGCTGCTGCTGGCCGGCCTGGAGAACAGCCAGCGCAGCCGCAAGACGGTGACCCTGCTGGACGTGGTGCGCGCCGCGGTCTCCGAGATCGAGCGCTACGAGCGCGTCAAACTCGGCTTCCTGGCCGCCGTCCGGCTCAGCGGCGCGGTCGCCGACGACACCAGCCACCTGCTCGCCGAGCTGCTGGAGAACGCCACCGCGTTCTCGCCGCCGCAGGAGCAGGTCGAGGTCGGCGGCTGGCTGCTGGACAACGGCGAAGTGATGCTCTCGGTCAGCGACCGGGGGATCGGCCTGCCCGCCGAGCGACTGCGGGCCCTCAACGACCAGCTCTCCGAGCCCACCCCGAGCGACCCCGCCGAGCGGCGCGACGCCCTGCTGGCCGGCGCGCTGACCGGGCGCAGCATGGGCCTGTTCGTGGTGGCGCGACTGGCCGCCCGGCACGGCATCCGGGTGCAGCTGCGCGAGAACGGGCAGGGCGGCGGTGTCACCGCGATGGTGGTGCTGCCGCGCGAGGCCCTGCATCAGGACGGGCTCGGCACGGCGGACCTGGACGACCAGCGGCGTGCCGAGCGCAGCGCGGCCGCCGGGGCCGAGCAGGTCCGGGTGGCGGCGGAGGCCGCGGCCGCTCCGCTGCTGACTCCGGCGCCGATGGTGGCGGCGGTGGTGGCGCCGCAGCGCGGGCCGGTGCCGGGGGACGGGACGGGTGCGGCGGGCGCTGCCGCCGAATTGCCCACCCTGCCGCGCCGGCGGCCGGCGCATGCGGCTCCCGAGAGCGTCGCGGAGGACCTCGCGCCCGAGGCGCCTGCTGCCGCCTCCCCCGCTGCTCCTGCTCCCGTCGCTCTCGATGCCGCCGCTCCCGTGGCCGAGCACGAGCGCGCGGACGCCCTCGACAGTCCGATCCGAGAGCTGACGATCAGTCAGAATCAATCCCCCACTGGTGCGGTGACCGCACTTGGCCTGCCCAGGCGGGTGCCCAGCGGCAACGGACTGCCGGGCACCGGCGAGGCCCCGACCTCCGGCCTGCGCCGGGTCTCGGCCGAGCCCGTCCCCGAGCCGGGCCGCGAGCCCGCCACACCCGACAACCCGCCCAGCGCCACACCGACCCGCTCCCGTACCTCCGCCGAGGAGCTGCGCCGCCGACTCGGCGGTTTCCAGAGCGGGTTGCGCCAAGCGGCCCGTGAGACCGCCGCCGAGGGAGCCGAGGGACAGGACCGATGA
- a CDS encoding type VII secretion target yields MDGYQVHPGELNALAERLDELAGELRAAEREFGGPQGHQPAAFGEFGEFGMAEACSGFEAGWATGLEAARRAVDGLAQKTAASSANYLAVEAAVSSSLASIGTGP; encoded by the coding sequence ATGGACGGGTATCAGGTGCATCCGGGGGAGCTGAACGCGCTGGCGGAGCGGCTCGACGAGCTGGCCGGGGAACTGCGGGCGGCGGAGCGCGAGTTCGGCGGGCCGCAGGGCCACCAGCCCGCCGCCTTCGGCGAGTTCGGCGAGTTCGGCATGGCCGAGGCCTGCTCCGGGTTCGAGGCCGGCTGGGCGACGGGGCTCGAGGCGGCTCGGCGGGCGGTGGACGGACTGGCCCAGAAGACGGCCGCCAGCAGCGCCAACTACCTGGCGGTGGAGGCGGCCGTGAGCAGCTCGCTCGCCTCGATCGGCACCGGGCCATGA
- a CDS encoding PQQ-binding-like beta-propeller repeat protein, translating into MGAGWSFDEDAAEHGRADGSEPAEVEPDVLEGDRRPRRTRRGLLLGGAALLAGGTAWALSTDASAPAPTPRAAPDSAGPRISGPKPLWTYRSDGLLDLARLDAPPRRPLVLTDQELTVLAPANGTPVRRFTPPEKVDLLTAGSLLLAGGAPGLGMLSDRISGYDLATGSTDWQFALPAAPDDPTRPVESPGGATRSLVARACDETTVYCSTEVYTLNNITGRFFAVSLLTRQVRWEQSQQLGEMYDVVHPIEGGRLLVSMGPRLSLLDGRDGRRLWITDRLADTVVQRAVDDQRSYEVLADGGVLARSLADGTEKWRLAPHPGSGDRYLRPLPSGGRLYLFTDGGRVTAVDTADATARWEHQLPFRLDVRSRPVLAGDLLLVPGPTKDGVVALAAHQGTVRWTFQDGEPGVDVWAVAADDQHAYLGHDHALHAVPLA; encoded by the coding sequence ATGGGGGCTGGGTGGAGCTTTGACGAGGACGCCGCGGAGCACGGCAGGGCGGACGGCAGCGAGCCGGCGGAGGTCGAGCCGGACGTCCTGGAGGGGGACCGACGGCCCCGGCGTACCCGTCGCGGGCTGTTGCTCGGCGGGGCGGCGCTGCTGGCCGGCGGCACGGCCTGGGCGCTGAGCACCGACGCATCGGCGCCCGCACCGACTCCCAGGGCGGCGCCGGACTCGGCGGGCCCCCGGATCAGTGGCCCGAAGCCGCTCTGGACCTACCGCAGTGACGGGCTCCTGGACCTCGCCCGCCTGGACGCGCCGCCGCGCCGGCCGCTGGTCCTGACGGATCAGGAGCTGACGGTCCTCGCGCCGGCCAACGGCACCCCGGTGCGGCGCTTCACGCCGCCGGAGAAGGTCGACCTGCTCACCGCCGGCTCGCTGCTGCTGGCCGGTGGGGCGCCCGGCCTCGGTATGCTGAGCGACCGGATCTCCGGCTACGACCTGGCCACCGGCAGCACCGACTGGCAGTTCGCCCTCCCGGCAGCCCCCGACGATCCGACCCGTCCGGTCGAGTCCCCCGGCGGCGCGACGCGCAGTCTGGTGGCGAGGGCCTGCGACGAGACCACGGTCTACTGCTCCACCGAGGTCTACACCCTCAACAACATCACCGGCCGCTTCTTCGCCGTCTCGCTGCTCACCCGACAGGTGCGCTGGGAACAGAGCCAGCAGCTCGGCGAGATGTACGACGTGGTGCACCCGATCGAGGGCGGCCGACTGCTGGTCTCGATGGGTCCGCGGCTCTCCCTCCTCGACGGCCGCGACGGCCGGCGGCTGTGGATCACCGACCGGCTGGCCGACACGGTCGTCCAACGGGCGGTCGACGACCAGCGCAGCTACGAGGTGCTGGCCGACGGCGGTGTGCTGGCGCGCAGCCTGGCCGACGGAACCGAGAAGTGGCGGCTCGCCCCGCACCCGGGCTCCGGCGACCGCTACCTGCGCCCGCTGCCGTCCGGCGGCCGGCTCTACCTGTTCACCGACGGCGGCCGGGTCACCGCTGTCGACACCGCCGACGCGACCGCGCGGTGGGAGCACCAGCTGCCGTTCCGCCTCGACGTGCGCAGCCGCCCCGTCCTGGCGGGCGACCTGCTGCTGGTGCCCGGCCCGACCAAGGACGGGGTGGTCGCCCTGGCCGCGCACCAGGGCACCGTCCGCTGGACCTTCCAGGACGGCGAACCGGGCGTGGACGTCTGGGCGGTGGCCGCCGACGACCAGCACGCCTACCTGGGGCACGACCACGCGCTGCACGCCGTCCCGCTGGCCTGA
- a CDS encoding GTP-binding protein: MPLVAGRATSTKIVVAGGFGVGKTTFVRSVSEIPPLTTEAVMTEAGVGVDDTAAVPGKTSTTVAMDFGRISLESDLVLYLFGTPGQGRFWFMWDDLVRGAVGAVVLADTRRLADSFPALDYFEGSGLPFVVAVNQFDGAPAYSPEAVRDSLAVPARVPVLICDARQRVSTVEVLTALVVHALAEEPATV; the protein is encoded by the coding sequence GTGCCGCTGGTGGCAGGCCGTGCGACCTCCACCAAGATCGTGGTGGCGGGCGGCTTCGGCGTCGGCAAGACCACGTTCGTCCGCTCGGTCTCCGAGATCCCGCCGTTGACCACCGAGGCGGTGATGACCGAGGCCGGCGTCGGGGTGGACGACACCGCCGCCGTCCCGGGCAAGACCTCCACCACGGTGGCGATGGACTTCGGTCGGATCAGCCTCGAATCGGACCTGGTGCTCTACCTGTTCGGCACTCCTGGCCAGGGCCGGTTCTGGTTCATGTGGGACGACCTGGTGCGTGGCGCGGTCGGTGCGGTGGTCCTCGCCGACACCCGCCGACTGGCCGACTCCTTCCCGGCGTTGGACTACTTCGAGGGCAGCGGCCTGCCCTTCGTGGTGGCGGTCAACCAGTTCGACGGCGCCCCGGCCTACTCGCCCGAGGCGGTGCGCGACTCGCTCGCCGTGCCGGCCCGGGTGCCGGTGCTGATCTGCGACGCCCGGCAACGCGTCTCCACCGTCGAGGTGTTGACCGCCCTGGTGGTGCACGCGCTCGCCGAGGAGCCGGCCACCGTCTGA
- a CDS encoding EamA family transporter, which produces MTSVGTRQSAPPTAPRSAGRISGTVWAALVVVYVVWGSTYLGIRIVVESMPALLSGAARFLCAGALLLAVLGFRHGAGALRVTGRQLGSTAVVGVLLLVVGNGLLVIAEGSIPSGLAALLVAAVPLWVVLLRAVFGERPGWARLLGVLLGLGGLAVLSVPGISGTVSLGGVLTIMIASVSWAVGSFASARLPMPANPLVASAYEMLIGGFGCLLVALARGEERGLDLGAITTRSWLALVYLVLVGSLVGFTAYAWLLQRAPLGLVATYAYVNPVVAVFLGWLVLGEGLSLPELLGGLIVVAAVCVVVSTERRSRA; this is translated from the coding sequence ATGACGTCGGTCGGGACCCGACAGTCCGCCCCGCCGACCGCGCCGCGTAGCGCAGGGCGGATATCCGGCACCGTCTGGGCCGCGCTCGTCGTGGTCTACGTGGTCTGGGGCTCCACCTATCTGGGCATCCGGATCGTGGTGGAGAGCATGCCCGCGCTGCTCTCCGGCGCGGCCCGGTTCCTCTGCGCGGGGGCGCTGCTGCTCGCTGTACTGGGCTTCAGGCACGGGGCGGGCGCGCTGCGGGTGACCGGGCGTCAGCTCGGCTCGACAGCGGTGGTGGGCGTGCTGCTGCTGGTGGTGGGCAACGGGCTGCTGGTGATCGCGGAGGGCAGCATCCCGTCCGGACTGGCAGCCCTGCTGGTCGCGGCGGTGCCGCTCTGGGTGGTGCTGCTGCGGGCCGTCTTCGGGGAGCGGCCCGGCTGGGCGAGGCTGCTCGGCGTCCTGCTGGGCCTGGGCGGGCTCGCGGTGCTCTCGGTGCCGGGGATCAGCGGGACCGTCTCGCTCGGCGGCGTGCTGACCATCATGATCGCCTCGGTCAGCTGGGCGGTCGGCTCCTTCGCCTCCGCGCGGCTGCCGATGCCGGCCAACCCGCTGGTGGCCAGCGCCTACGAGATGCTGATCGGCGGCTTCGGCTGCCTGCTGGTGGCGCTGGCCCGGGGCGAGGAGCGCGGGCTGGACCTCGGGGCGATCACCACCCGGTCCTGGCTCGCGCTGGTCTACCTGGTGCTGGTCGGCTCGCTGGTGGGCTTCACGGCTTACGCCTGGCTGCTCCAGCGGGCCCCGCTCGGCCTGGTGGCCACCTATGCGTACGTCAACCCGGTGGTGGCGGTGTTCCTCGGCTGGCTGGTGCTGGGGGAGGGGCTCAGCCTCCCGGAGCTGCTCGGCGGGCTGATCGTGGTCGCGGCGGTCTGCGTGGTGGTGAGCACCGAGCGGCGTTCCCGGGCCTGA
- a CDS encoding PP2C family protein-serine/threonine phosphatase: MVILPLALIAVITVVDVLSPVYIHLGPLLVVAPAITASFAGPRLTALVGVLAVAALTVIGVLRDGLTTANHEAQIASLIVVSAMVVAFRALQDRHAQELVQVRSVSDAAQRVLLRPLPTRIGSLRIASVYLAAEAEAQIGGDLYAAARTTSGTRLIIGDVRGKGLTSLGEAALLLGAFRAAAHLQATLPELAAYLDGSVSWDLAAATDGDPPSDEEEDGTGGARADAGESFITAVILDIPDDGSEIQIINCGHPPPLLLHDGRVLTLDARSPAPPLGLGGLIEPQYRPDVFSFTGEDRLLLYTDGVVEARDSARVFYPLTERFQAWSAERPAVLLSHLRRDLLHHAGGRLGDDAAMVAVERVASPKSARQA, translated from the coding sequence CTGGTGATCCTGCCGCTTGCGCTGATCGCGGTGATCACCGTCGTCGACGTCCTGAGCCCGGTCTACATCCACCTCGGACCGCTGCTGGTGGTGGCCCCCGCGATCACCGCCTCCTTCGCCGGCCCGCGGCTGACCGCCCTGGTCGGGGTGCTCGCGGTGGCGGCCCTGACCGTGATCGGCGTGCTGCGGGACGGACTGACCACCGCCAACCACGAGGCCCAGATCGCCTCGCTGATCGTGGTGTCGGCCATGGTGGTGGCGTTCCGGGCGCTGCAGGACCGGCATGCCCAGGAGCTGGTCCAGGTGCGCTCGGTCTCGGACGCCGCCCAGCGGGTGCTGCTGCGCCCGCTGCCGACCCGGATCGGCTCACTGCGGATCGCCTCGGTCTACCTGGCCGCCGAGGCCGAGGCGCAGATCGGCGGCGACCTCTATGCGGCGGCCCGCACCACCTCGGGGACCCGGCTGATCATCGGCGACGTCCGCGGCAAGGGGCTGACCTCGCTCGGCGAGGCGGCGCTGCTGCTGGGGGCGTTCCGGGCCGCCGCACATCTGCAGGCCACCCTGCCCGAGCTGGCCGCCTACCTCGACGGCAGCGTCAGCTGGGACCTCGCGGCGGCGACCGACGGCGACCCGCCCTCGGACGAGGAGGAGGACGGGACGGGCGGTGCCCGCGCCGACGCGGGCGAGTCGTTCATCACCGCCGTGATCCTGGACATCCCCGACGACGGATCGGAGATCCAGATCATCAACTGCGGGCACCCGCCGCCGCTGCTGCTGCACGACGGCCGGGTGCTGACCCTGGACGCCCGCAGCCCGGCCCCGCCGCTGGGGCTCGGCGGCCTGATCGAGCCGCAGTACCGGCCGGACGTCTTCTCGTTCACCGGCGAGGACCGGCTGCTGCTCTACACCGACGGCGTGGTCGAGGCCCGCGACAGCGCACGGGTCTTCTACCCGCTGACCGAGCGCTTCCAGGCCTGGTCCGCCGAGCGTCCCGCAGTGCTGCTGTCGCACCTGCGCCGGGACCTGCTCCACCACGCGGGCGGGCGGCTCGGCGACGACGCGGCGATGGTCGCGGTGGAGCGGGTGGCGAGCCCGAAAAGCGCTCGACAGGCGTGA